One genomic segment of Thermodesulfobacterium sp. TA1 includes these proteins:
- a CDS encoding ABC transporter permease, which translates to MRFIHLLKKEFLQLFRDKILLIILIYAFTVVVYTGGKGINLEVRNFAVIVHDQSRSPESREFISKLRLPYFKIVGYVNSEREVIDWLDRGKASMAVIIPPDFVKKVKQKNAKIQAIVDGTMSMTSTMAISYLSTITYEYSLEIVDFSVYQKTLRMPQVEAKIRSLFNPNNLSTWFMSLLELFNMTTMVSLLISASALIREKEYGTIEQLLITPVRTWEVFLAKIIPTVAVIGILSLVSLFVMVKGVFKVPIRGSIPLFFLVTCLYVFAMSSLGIAIATVVNNLSQAMMVILAVLVPMLMISGAWTPPEAMHPIINTLSLFSPMRYYLEFGYGVLLKGVGLEYLWKNILGIATVGGAIFIFSALRFRKSFAK; encoded by the coding sequence ATGAGGTTTATCCATTTACTCAAAAAAGAATTTTTACAACTTTTTAGGGATAAAATCTTACTTATTATCTTAATTTATGCCTTTACGGTGGTAGTATATACCGGGGGAAAGGGGATAAACCTTGAGGTAAGAAACTTTGCGGTAATCGTTCATGACCAAAGCAGAAGCCCTGAAAGTAGAGAGTTTATATCTAAGCTTCGTCTTCCTTATTTTAAGATAGTAGGCTATGTTAATTCTGAAAGGGAAGTAATAGACTGGCTTGACAGAGGTAAAGCCTCTATGGCAGTAATTATTCCTCCTGACTTTGTTAAAAAAGTGAAACAAAAAAACGCAAAGATTCAGGCTATAGTAGATGGCACCATGTCTATGACTTCTACCATGGCTATTTCTTATCTTTCAACCATTACCTATGAATACTCTTTAGAAATCGTAGATTTTTCGGTCTACCAAAAAACCTTAAGGATGCCTCAGGTAGAGGCTAAGATAAGAAGTCTTTTTAATCCTAACAACCTTAGCACCTGGTTCATGAGCCTGCTTGAACTTTTTAACATGACCACGATGGTTTCCCTACTTATAAGTGCTTCTGCTTTGATAAGAGAAAAGGAGTATGGAACGATAGAACAACTTTTGATAACCCCTGTTAGGACTTGGGAAGTGTTTTTAGCCAAAATCATTCCTACTGTAGCAGTAATCGGAATTTTATCTTTGGTTAGCCTTTTTGTAATGGTAAAAGGGGTTTTTAAAGTCCCTATAAGAGGAAGTATACCTTTATTTTTTTTGGTAACCTGTCTTTATGTGTTTGCCATGTCTTCCTTAGGTATAGCCATTGCCACAGTAGTCAACAATCTATCTCAGGCGATGATGGTAATCCTTGCTGTGCTTGTGCCTATGCTTATGATTTCAGGAGCCTGGACCCCACCAGAAGCTATGCATCCTATCATCAATACCCTAAGTCTCTTTTCTCCCATGAGATATTATTTAGAATTTGGATACGGTGTTTTGCTTAAAGGAGTAGGGTTAGAATATCTTTGGAAAAACATTTTAGGAATAGCAACCGTAGGAGGAGCGATTTTTATCTTTTCTGCTTTAAGGTTTAGAAAAAGTTTCGCTAAGTAA
- a CDS encoding inner membrane protein YpjD, with protein MSDLFFWLYFLIYFTSWIGFYFYFKTLRKEVLKYAQLVLGLGFVLHTTFWVIKAYEIAVLKILPFKEVLNFLAWCLVLVYFGFAFFSRLKLYTVGFFLLPWVLICLLLETFLSSTKVSPFSPYFYNLWFPLHGISGLLSHAFLLFGFTTSIMYLLQEREIKKKSLGLFYKKLPPLEYLDRASESCLYLGFLFLSISMITGAIWSNLIFGDYWRWSSKEVFSLVLWFLYAVLIHQRVLIGWRGKRSAKMFILSFGVWFLSFFVVNLLTKGFHTYGS; from the coding sequence ATGAGCGATTTATTTTTTTGGTTATATTTTTTGATATACTTTACCTCTTGGATAGGTTTTTATTTCTACTTTAAAACGCTCAGAAAAGAGGTGTTAAAATATGCCCAGTTGGTGCTGGGCTTAGGGTTTGTTTTGCACACAACTTTTTGGGTGATAAAGGCTTATGAAATAGCGGTTTTAAAGATTTTACCGTTTAAAGAGGTGCTAAACTTTTTAGCCTGGTGCTTAGTTCTAGTTTATTTTGGTTTTGCCTTTTTTAGTCGGTTAAAACTATATACTGTAGGTTTTTTCTTGCTTCCCTGGGTGCTTATATGTCTTTTGTTAGAAACTTTTTTATCGTCTACCAAGGTTTCTCCTTTTTCTCCTTATTTTTATAACCTTTGGTTTCCTTTACATGGGATCTCAGGGCTCCTCTCTCACGCCTTTTTGCTTTTTGGTTTTACAACTTCAATTATGTATCTCTTACAAGAAAGAGAAATCAAAAAAAAGTCCTTAGGACTTTTTTATAAAAAACTTCCACCTTTAGAATATTTAGACCGAGCAAGTGAATCCTGTCTTTACCTTGGATTTCTTTTTCTTTCTATATCCATGATAACAGGTGCTATCTGGAGCAATCTTATCTTTGGAGATTATTGGAGGTGGTCCTCTAAAGAAGTGTTTTCTTTGGTGTTGTGGTTTCTTTATGCAGTCCTTATCCATCAAAGGGTGCTTATAGGCTGGAGGGGAAAAAGGTCTGCTAAGATGTTTATCTTAAGTTTTGGGGTCTGGTTTTTAAGCTTTTTTGTAGTAAATTTACTTACTAAAGGGTTTCATACCTATGGGTCTTGA
- a CDS encoding ABC transporter permease gives MFKRCIGIAKKEFIELIKDKLYLTFVFIVPIIVMFLLGYGLNLDVKNLPLAFLDYDRSKVSRDYIDGFINSEYFKLYALVNDYKEAEGLINSAKVRAIVVIPQDFSQKIYKGEKTEVQVLIDGTYPSRAEVVKGYINNINALFNQKFLVGQKAFKPSVEVEIRAWYNPALESKNFIMPGMLVTTLCFYPVLLGCLVVVREKEFGSVFNYYTSPAKTWEIILGKAIPYVFICFLTYLMLFVITVFIFRAKFIGNFIVLSLASILYLFCTVGLGLFISTITKTQITAMLLAFITTVVPTFLYSGFLYPVSSMEFSGRLISRVIPATYFLDIVRGIYLKGLPLHFFIPKLLSLSVYALIVYLATILNFKKKL, from the coding sequence ATGTTTAAAAGATGCATAGGAATCGCTAAAAAAGAGTTTATCGAGCTTATCAAAGATAAACTTTACCTTACCTTTGTCTTTATCGTGCCTATAATCGTAATGTTCTTACTTGGATACGGACTTAATCTGGATGTAAAAAACCTTCCTTTAGCCTTTTTAGATTATGACCGCAGTAAGGTTAGTAGAGACTATATAGACGGTTTTATAAACTCTGAATATTTTAAACTTTACGCCTTGGTAAACGACTACAAAGAAGCAGAAGGTTTGATAAATTCCGCAAAAGTTAGGGCTATCGTCGTTATCCCACAAGACTTTTCCCAAAAAATCTACAAGGGAGAAAAAACGGAAGTTCAGGTGCTTATAGACGGCACCTATCCAAGTAGGGCTGAGGTAGTAAAAGGATATATCAACAACATAAACGCCCTTTTTAACCAAAAATTTCTTGTTGGACAAAAAGCCTTTAAACCTTCGGTAGAGGTAGAAATAAGGGCTTGGTATAACCCTGCCCTTGAGAGTAAAAATTTTATCATGCCTGGGATGTTAGTCACCACCCTTTGTTTTTATCCGGTATTGCTTGGTTGTCTGGTAGTAGTAAGAGAAAAGGAGTTTGGAAGCGTTTTCAATTATTATACCTCTCCTGCTAAAACTTGGGAAATCATTCTTGGTAAGGCTATACCCTATGTTTTTATTTGTTTTCTCACTTATTTGATGCTTTTCGTGATTACTGTGTTTATTTTTAGGGCAAAGTTTATCGGAAACTTTATCGTTCTCTCGTTAGCAAGTATTCTTTACCTTTTTTGTACGGTAGGACTTGGGCTTTTTATTTCTACCATTACCAAAACTCAGATTACCGCTATGCTTCTTGCCTTTATCACTACGGTAGTTCCTACTTTTCTTTACTCAGGGTTTCTTTATCCGGTTAGCAGTATGGAGTTTAGCGGAAGACTTATCAGCAGGGTTATTCCTGCAACCTATTTTTTAGACATCGTAAGAGGAATTTACCTAAAAGGCTTACCTCTTCATTTTTTTATACCTAAGCTTTTAAGTCTTTCTGTATACGCACTGATAGTTTATTTAGCTACCATTTTAAATTTTAAGAAAAAACTTTAG
- a CDS encoding HlyD family secretion protein — translation MKLNFKTKLLLFVLFLGLVTAGVFWYVNLQKTPKGVLILHGRVEGKETNLGTKVQGRIIKLYKREGDPVKRGELLAELRPDEYFAQLQSAQSEVRSAEQTVLMAESYFIKSKSKVEQAQRDLERYKKLYNEGLVSKRDLELTELEYTSALADLKVNQKYINQAKAKYLSALQKVKEIEIAYKETKIYAPSDGVILSRVVEEGEVVNPGQVLYTMVNLQNLYIKVYIPEPQLGKVKLGQPARVYVDAYPNKYFNGTLTRIYEQAEFTPKNVETKEERVKLVFGAEVAVENPEGILKPGMPADVVIKIDPQAEWIKP, via the coding sequence ATGAAATTAAATTTCAAAACAAAGCTTTTACTTTTTGTCTTGTTTTTAGGATTAGTAACCGCGGGGGTTTTTTGGTATGTAAACCTACAAAAGACCCCTAAAGGGGTGCTTATTTTACATGGAAGGGTAGAAGGGAAAGAAACAAACCTGGGGACCAAGGTTCAAGGAAGGATTATCAAACTTTATAAAAGAGAAGGTGATCCGGTAAAAAGAGGGGAATTGCTTGCAGAACTTCGTCCTGATGAATATTTTGCCCAACTTCAATCTGCCCAAAGCGAAGTGCGTTCAGCAGAACAAACAGTATTGATGGCTGAAAGTTACTTTATCAAATCTAAATCTAAGGTAGAACAAGCTCAAAGGGACCTTGAACGCTACAAAAAGTTATATAACGAAGGTTTGGTTTCTAAAAGGGACCTTGAGCTGACAGAACTTGAATATACTTCGGCTTTAGCAGACCTAAAGGTAAACCAAAAGTACATAAATCAGGCAAAAGCAAAATATCTATCCGCTTTACAAAAGGTTAAAGAGATAGAAATTGCCTATAAAGAAACCAAGATTTATGCCCCTTCTGATGGGGTAATTCTTTCAAGAGTGGTAGAAGAAGGGGAGGTAGTCAACCCAGGGCAGGTGCTTTACACGATGGTAAACCTGCAAAACCTTTATATCAAAGTCTACATACCTGAACCACAGCTTGGAAAGGTAAAACTTGGGCAGCCTGCCAGGGTTTATGTAGACGCCTATCCTAACAAATACTTTAACGGCACCCTAACCAGAATTTATGAACAAGCAGAATTTACCCCTAAAAACGTAGAAACCAAAGAAGAAAGGGTAAAACTGGTTTTTGGGGCAGAGGTAGCGGTAGAAAACCCAGAAGGGATTTTAAAGCCGGGTATGCCGGCTGATGTGGTGATTAAAATAGACCCTCAGGCAGAATGGATAAAGCCTTAG
- a CDS encoding universal stress protein — MKVVVAYDGSNDAKEGLKMALNFLKEAIDEIILLNVVRKREDMTKEEETKAVEKAKNLLDEVAKEVTNSYKVRKEVVVDFSVAEAILNFVEKEEPDLLVMGARGVRPDIIRYTLGSTAAKVVNFAPCSIYIAKKK; from the coding sequence ATGAAGGTAGTCGTAGCTTATGATGGTTCAAACGATGCCAAAGAAGGACTTAAAATGGCTTTAAATTTTCTTAAAGAAGCCATAGATGAAATAATCTTACTTAATGTGGTAAGAAAAAGAGAAGACATGACCAAGGAAGAAGAAACTAAGGCCGTAGAAAAAGCTAAAAACCTTTTAGACGAGGTAGCTAAAGAGGTGACTAACAGCTATAAAGTTCGCAAAGAAGTAGTTGTTGATTTTTCTGTAGCCGAAGCTATCCTCAATTTTGTTGAGAAAGAAGAGCCAGACCTTTTAGTAATGGGTGCCAGAGGCGTAAGGCCAGATATCATCAGGTATACCTTGGGTTCTACTGCTGCTAAGGTGGTTAACTTTGCCCCTTGTTCTATTTATATAGCTAAGAAAAAATAA
- a CDS encoding ATP-binding cassette domain-containing protein, translating to MDKALDQVVIKVEHLSKSYKKVLAVDNVSFEVRKGEVFGLIGPDGAGKTTIVQILAGVLDPSSGRAYVNGIEVTQDPEKVKKSIGYMPQGLGLNLYDNLTIEENINFFRDLREIPEEVFQKNKEILLEITRLKPFLSRQAKALSGGMRQKLALICTLLHLPDIIYLDEPTTGVDPLSRQDFWKIIHTLVQERNMTVLLTTSYMDEAERCHKIALIHQGQILLQGSPEDFPDLEEIFVSAISKEPPKPLQKPPLAPSSEEPLLVCQGVTKAFGKFKAVDTVNLEVKKGEILGLLGPNGAGKTTLIKMMCGLLEPTGGNILISGHNIKKEKAKVWQLIGYMSQKFSLYRDLTVMENIKLYAGLYGVKKTDFTDLLTKLGLSSWENRLVKDVPFGIRQRVALLCAILHKPLIVFLDEPTSGVDPLARRAFWEVIYYISREEGITVIVSTHYMDEAENCDRIGLMNRGRLIAVGTPEELKIASENLAGKLLKVKTPKFREAFTQLKTDFSNLSLYGNKLFLRTFNPEEDQEKIDRLLNAVGIKEYQIELSLPPLQEAFVDFILKDLKDKP from the coding sequence ATGGATAAAGCCTTAGACCAAGTTGTTATCAAGGTTGAACATCTATCTAAATCTTACAAAAAAGTCTTGGCGGTAGACAACGTTTCCTTTGAGGTTAGGAAAGGAGAGGTTTTTGGACTGATAGGTCCAGACGGAGCAGGAAAAACCACCATCGTTCAAATCCTTGCTGGGGTCTTAGACCCTTCTTCAGGAAGGGCTTATGTAAACGGGATTGAGGTTACCCAAGACCCAGAAAAGGTAAAAAAATCTATAGGATATATGCCTCAAGGATTAGGCCTAAACCTTTACGACAATCTTACCATAGAAGAAAATATAAACTTTTTCCGAGATTTAAGGGAGATACCAGAAGAGGTCTTTCAAAAAAACAAAGAGATCCTTTTAGAAATCACCAGACTTAAGCCTTTTTTATCAAGACAAGCTAAAGCCCTTTCTGGAGGGATGAGGCAAAAGCTTGCCTTAATATGCACCCTTCTTCATTTACCAGACATAATCTACCTTGATGAGCCTACCACAGGGGTAGACCCCCTTTCCCGCCAAGATTTCTGGAAAATCATCCATACATTGGTCCAAGAAAGAAACATGACTGTTCTTTTAACTACCTCTTATATGGACGAAGCAGAAAGGTGCCATAAAATAGCCCTAATCCACCAAGGTCAAATTTTGCTTCAAGGAAGTCCAGAAGATTTTCCTGACTTAGAAGAAATTTTTGTCTCTGCTATCTCTAAGGAACCTCCTAAACCTTTACAAAAACCTCCTTTAGCCCCAAGTTCAGAAGAACCTCTCCTTGTTTGCCAAGGGGTTACCAAGGCCTTTGGTAAGTTTAAAGCGGTTGATACAGTAAACTTAGAGGTAAAAAAAGGAGAAATCTTAGGACTTCTTGGACCTAACGGAGCAGGAAAAACTACTTTGATAAAAATGATGTGTGGACTTTTAGAACCAACCGGGGGAAATATCCTTATTTCAGGACATAACATCAAAAAAGAAAAGGCTAAGGTTTGGCAATTAATCGGGTATATGTCTCAAAAGTTTTCTCTTTATAGGGACCTAACCGTTATGGAAAACATTAAGCTCTATGCGGGTTTATACGGAGTAAAAAAAACAGATTTTACCGACCTTTTAACCAAGCTTGGGCTTTCTTCTTGGGAGAATAGACTGGTTAAAGACGTGCCTTTTGGTATAAGGCAAAGGGTTGCCCTTCTCTGTGCTATCTTACATAAACCTTTGATCGTATTTTTAGACGAACCTACTTCAGGGGTAGATCCTTTAGCCAGAAGGGCCTTTTGGGAGGTTATCTACTATATCTCCAGAGAAGAAGGAATAACGGTAATCGTTTCTACCCATTATATGGATGAGGCAGAAAATTGCGATAGGATCGGTCTTATGAACCGAGGAAGGCTTATAGCGGTAGGAACCCCTGAAGAGTTAAAAATCGCCTCAGAGAACCTTGCAGGAAAACTTTTAAAAGTAAAAACCCCTAAGTTTAGAGAAGCGTTTACCCAACTAAAGACGGATTTTTCTAACCTCTCTCTTTACGGAAACAAGCTCTTTTTAAGGACTTTTAATCCTGAAGAAGACCAAGAAAAGATCGATAGGCTTTTAAATGCCGTTGGAATTAAAGAGTATCAAATTGAGCTTAGCCTTCCCCCTTTGCAAGAGGCTTTTGTAGACTTTATCCTAAAAGACCTAAAGGACAAACCATAA
- a CDS encoding TlyA family RNA methyltransferase, translating into MPKVRADKLLVEKGLAETREKAQALIMAGKVWWSKDQKNWLRIEKPGQTLVNEVFLRVDEPIPYVSRGGLKLEGALKAFQIEVNDFVCLDIGASTGGFTHCILLNNAKKVYTVDVGKGQLHPLLRNDPRVVFREGINARYLTPDMFPEKMDLITIDVSFISLKKILPVTPPLLKPKGKVLALIKPQFEVGPKFLKKGVVKDPWVHKQVVDEIWDFSRSIGFIPLGVAESPILGPKGNKEFFILLELL; encoded by the coding sequence GTGCCTAAAGTCAGAGCAGATAAACTTTTAGTAGAAAAAGGACTTGCCGAAACCAGAGAAAAAGCTCAAGCCTTAATCATGGCAGGTAAAGTCTGGTGGTCAAAAGACCAAAAAAACTGGCTTAGGATAGAAAAACCAGGGCAAACCCTGGTAAACGAGGTGTTTTTAAGGGTCGATGAGCCCATACCTTATGTCTCTCGGGGAGGATTAAAGCTTGAAGGCGCCCTTAAAGCCTTCCAAATAGAGGTAAACGATTTTGTTTGTCTTGACATAGGCGCCTCAACCGGAGGTTTTACCCACTGTATTCTTTTAAACAATGCTAAAAAAGTCTATACCGTAGACGTAGGAAAAGGCCAGCTTCATCCTCTTTTACGAAACGACCCAAGGGTAGTTTTCAGAGAAGGAATAAACGCAAGATATCTTACCCCTGATATGTTTCCAGAAAAAATGGATTTGATTACTATAGATGTCTCGTTTATTTCATTAAAAAAAATTCTTCCTGTAACTCCACCCCTTCTTAAACCGAAAGGAAAAGTTTTAGCCCTTATTAAACCTCAATTTGAAGTTGGGCCTAAATTTTTAAAAAAGGGGGTAGTAAAGGATCCCTGGGTCCATAAACAGGTAGTAGATGAAATCTGGGATTTTTCTCGTTCTATAGGATTTATTCCTTTAGGGGTTGCTGAAAGCCCTATCCTTGGTCCCAAAGGAAATAAAGAATTCTTTATTTTGTTAGAGTTATTATGA